In the Nothobranchius furzeri strain GRZ-AD chromosome 1, NfurGRZ-RIMD1, whole genome shotgun sequence genome, ATTAACATATTTGTTATATTTAACATCATTTACACAACCTGATGTGCATTTGTCTTGGAATATTCTCATTAAGGAGACAAAAAGACTAAACATGTAAAAAATTACAATAACAAAGAAGCAAAAATTAATAAATTACAACAATGCACCCCTAACAAGAACAAAactgagaaaaaaaattaaagagaAACCATTGACTTTGAACagaaaattgaacagttttgtgTATTTAACTTCACACCAACGGAAAGAGAAAGATACCTGGAGCAGGATCGTTAGAGGAATACAAAATATTTCCCTGAAGACTGATCTTGTCTCGTACataaatgttatttatttgtttcctCAAAAGGTTGGGTACAAATGAAGCACTTAGGGTGGTCTTTCCGTTTCACCTTGTGCACCtcctggaagaggaggaggaggaggaggaggaggaggaggaggaggaggaggaggttgttcAGAGCAGAAAGAGAATTCTTGAAAGGGTCTCAACTGGACAGGAACTTTTAGGAGTACAACGTCAACAAGCTTCTCAGTGATAACTGCAGCATCAAATTTCTGCAAAGACCAAGACAGGCGGGTTACAGTCTGTGGTGAGTCTACCATGTTAGAGAGGGAATGTGATTGCTCACCTGGCATGGCTTCTATGGGTTGATTAGAGGAATGCAGGGAGTTTATGGGCGTCCCCCTGTCCTCAAAAGCTACCTTGGTCCCATCTGTGCTCCCGTCACAGCTGATTAAAACCTGGTTACAGTCCTCTGACTCAATGAGAGGCCGGCTTTTGGAATGGACATTAACATCAATGAGATCCTCGAAGCTCCACTGGTTTGACTTCCCGTTGAGACTTGAGACCAACCCTGATTTGGTGGAGTCCTGCTCGTTCAGGAACTCCGAGTTCTCAACAAGATTCCCTTTAGGGACGGGGCTGCAGAGACAGGAGTAGGACTTAACAGAAGGGATAATGAGAACACGAGCAAGGCTCAACTTTGCTGAATGTAAAACGTGTTTAAATTCATGAAGTTCAATAAAAAGAATTagttaaaaaacacatttctttaaTGATGATCAAAAGTATCATTTTACTTCTAATTTTTCCAAAGAAGACATCCAGTGATAGTATTCACTTTTGTTCATTGCTGCACATGGAAAAGGAAGTAGCCGTGTTTCCACCGTAAGAGTTCCAGGGAATTTCTAGGAGGGCGGGTTGGTGgttcagtcctctcagctgttgtttcTCCATACAAAATCAGCTCTTTCAGGACTTTCCTAAGACTGCTAAGAGTGACATCACTGATTGGCACCAAAAGGCATCCATGTTTTATTCCGTCAAAGTACGCCGTCATTTAATGCATTCAGGAGAGAGACTGTGTGACGTAAAAAGCTCTGTAGCAGACCACAAAGCAGCAAAAATTACAacattgtggggggggggggggggggggggggtttctgcCACAATTTTTGGTGTTGGGAGTTTATTAACGGCTATTTTAAAACGGTGTGAAAATTGCTTagtttctttttctgctttctgttTACCAGCAACTCTTCCACTTTTACAAATGCTGGTTGTTTGTCGATGTGTGCTGgtgtaatttcctactgagttacaatcaATCAGCACGAGTCAACCACAAGACCCGCCCTCCAACTCTACAAAGTACATAACCAAGTTCAGGTACTCGTTTGGTCCCTGAGAGTAGTTCTCCAAGACCAGCCTGGTGGAATGGAGTAATATGCATGCTGCAAAGGTCTGGTAAAATCTGGTAAAATTACCCAGAAGCTCTGATAGTACAAATGGGCCAAAGCTCTTCCAAAATACAAGAACATTTCACATCTACAGATTATCACAAGCACTTTCCCAATCAACTGAAGGGATCTGTTGTCTTCATACCTTCCTGCTTGAATCTCATCTGTGTCTGTGCCGTTGTTCTCCTTGTCCTCAGCCTCTGACTGTCCGTTCACACTGCCTACAGGTTCTCCTCGACTCTCCACAGGCTCGTCAGAGAGCACGATGTCTTTGTCGgtctctgtggtgatgtcatccaTTTCAGCTGCAAGGACAATGGACACAGAAAACACTAGTCAGTTTATAAAAATAATGATGTGTATTCGCATTAACCACAGCAAATACAACACTGTTACTGTTCACATGTTACTGATCACATGATCAAATTATGCATGTTATATTACCAAGttagggtaacactttacaataaggatccctttattaaagTTACTTAGTAGGGCTGAACCATCTATCATTTTTGgaccgaaattgcgatttcaaacagtgtgtgtgtgtgtgtgtgtgtgtgtgggggggggggggtactgtccagAGCCGAGCCCAATTCCACAGCTGACAGCTGCACATTTAGGTTATTTTCCCTGTTTCAAGTTTCCACACACAGCGCTGGTAGAGCCGATAATAATGGCACCGTAGGTAAGCGAGGGAGCGTAGTTGAGTGGgggagagagactcctcccacaacagagcaggttcaggctgattgctaaagcttggtttatgcttcatcagcaCAAGTGCGGAGTCGTGCACgttagttgacttgaaagctcaacttctcttttaaaaatggtttgaatgtttctgatggcacACGTTAGTTCAAACTAGCTAACGTGTCAGTTTCTCTTTCAATGTGTGAGTCTCTCTCATGGAGCTGACCGCAGCATAAACCAGGCGTTATAGTTTTAGTGAGGAAACATGTGCAGCCAGCTTGCCTTGGTAATGAGGGAAAACTGTCAGCAttatttgttatttaatacatttgaaaGCTGTTTCTACCTTCAGCTTTCCTCCTTGcatttttaaagaacatttttatataaagctcctctctagataaaaatcacaattgCTTCACAATcacaaaaaacaattaaaaaaagataataataggaaaaaatattaatagctttaactgtttttattgtatgagaTAGTAAATAATAATGTGAATtatttgttgtactagattatAATCGAGACCATCCTTTCACTTAATGTACAGGATGGCTTGACGGGCTAGTGTTGtacctttgtttgcagaaaatcgtgaactgaactgaaatcgcaatttctgctagaaaaatcaCACTCAGTCTTTTCCTAAAATCGCTCAGCCctattagtgcattattaagcattaatacacCATTAAACAAAGTGTTGTCAACTGCTTTCATGCATTACATAGCATTActaaacatattatttaatgcagTATTAACTAATGTCCATTACTGAACCTAAGGGTCCAAAATTCATTCAGTAATGATTCATTACGGTTAAGTAATGCTTAGGCATCTATTAAGCATTTAGAAAGTGTTTATAAATGGATAAATGTTCATACTTTACAATAAAGGTCAAATTTTTACTTGGTAATGTTTAACTGCGGTTAGGTAGTGTTTAAATAATGCTTATGAGTCTATTAGGCATTTAGAAAGTGACACATGTTTagcctttacaataagggtccacaATGAATTCAGTAATCATTAATTATGGTTAGGTAATGCTTAAGTAAAAGCATTTGTTAACACTttatttaatggtttattaatcctaaataatgcactaagtagcattaataaagggacccttattgtaaagtgttacgcaAGTTGGTTTCTACATCATTAAAGTGTGACAAGTACTTCATATACAAAATAAAAATTCTTCCCAGAAAACATTGTAAGATAAGAAAATGTGTTGATTAGAGAGCTTGTTGCTCTAAGCATCATGAGCCATGAATGATGAATAAATCAGTTATAAACACCAAGGTTACATGAACACAAGAACAGTGAGACACTTACTTTTGGTTTCACCCAACAAGTCTAGACCATCTTCTCCGTCCTCCTGTGAACATTTATCATCGTCTCTCTAACAAAATAAACAACCAGGACATCAGTCAGCAGGGTAACGGttcagtagcctggcaagccagactaaataaatgtattatttaaactttgcaaagcaagaatttgttctagttcactaggctaacagttTAGAGCAGTTAGCTCAAACACTGCAGGAACTCACCTTTAAGTCATTTTGTTCTCCTTTTCTAGTTCTTTTCATTATTTCTTCAATTCGCTGAAGTTGGGGGACAAAGGACAGTTTAGAAAGGATTCCTTTCAAATTACAAATACAGATACTGATGAAGCTGATCCAAAGAGACAATTCTGATGAAATAGCTGTTTAAAATTCGACTAAAATTAGTCCATGTGAGTGATACATGAAGTTCCTTTTTGACTTCATACCTTCTTCCTCTCCATCCGTTCTTGCTGGTTCTGCTGCATGATGCGGTCTCTTTCCTGACGGACTCTCTCTGCCTCCTCCAGGGCTTTCGCCTCAGCCTCTTCTCGCTCCTTCTGGAGTTCGGCCTGCTTTATCGCTTCTTCTTCTGCCATTCTCACCCGTTCCTCCTCTGCAAGTCgagcttcttcctcttctttaatTTTTCTCTCCTCAGCCAGCCTCTTCTCCTCCTCCAGGCGTTTCTGTTGGGCTTCTTCTGCTAAACGCTTCTCCTCTTCTTTTCTCAGCCTGAAGAGTGGTTTGTGGATTAGTGTATTTACAAATCAAAGCATGTACAAGCTGCCAGCCTGAGTGTTGCTGATTCATGCATAATTGCTTAAACTGCTGGAGTAGCCTcacttctcctcttcctccttctgtATCCTGAGCTGCTCCTCTCGCTCCTTCTGCTCCCTCATCAGTCTGCGGTTTTCAGCCAGGATCTTGGCGGCCTCAGCAGCTGAGTTAGTGCCCGTCGCAGGCTTAGCGTCTGATGGAGAAGCAAACGCAGAAGATACGTTtaccactttctgacatcatgtcatCACTTTCTCATAGCTGAGGGTCGGGTTTCGGTTCCTTTACTCGACAACATCACAGAGAGAGGACACCAATTGCTGAAAGTCTGCTGAGGGAGAAAGCAGCGCCTTGTGCAGCTTTCACATGATCAAACTTTACTTTCTAGGAACAAAATGATTCCCAGAAGCGTTTAAGTAATGTGATAACATTAAGACCAAAGACTGGATTAACTAAAAAGTACTGCTACTGCTGAACGTTCACTCTAAGTATTTTTGAGGTTATGGTAGACAACTCCTAAACTCACCTTTAATGTTACAGTAATTAATAAAGTTTTCAGGGATTTTCAAGCATTTTCAAAGTAAATGATCACATTTTTCTAGAACCACAATTTAGAGTTAATATACACATTTTAGCTGAAAAGTTGTGAACTTCAACCTTATATTTCCTCTTCCTACCATCATCCTTAACACCCCCATCTTAAAAAGCTGCTTCTTTTGCGTTTCATGCAGGAAGCTAATAGAGGGTTTGGCTCTTGTTTCAAGCATGTTTTGAACTTAAGATTTTCCAGCAAGAGGCCATTAAAGCAGCAAATGCCCGGTGTGCCGTGTCCTTCTGCTCACTGTTCCTTTAGAAGagacacaaaaacggagttttttcacacgaaaacggatctttttaaaaactccggccaaagtgaagatctgcgttttctccgttttgggtgtctgcgtgtggacagacaaaaccagagttttaaggtccgcaacgtcactttccgcgacaaaaaaatgctgacatcacgtgtgcgacctgtgtttacactagccgacagcatggatgcccacagagctgcgctcgctttatcaattgtctaaGCGCTTTTTgctggtttgtttttgcaagaggaattactgctccttgcggaagaccacagacgaaggacgaggttaagaacgggggaagtactgccgcctacaggtctggcatgtccttaacaacgtatttatccgggtacgtgtggacagagattttattttaaacgaggtggtgtggatgcaagtttttggaggggcggatattcgttttttaaaaaacccggctacgtgtggactaggccttatgtTCTTTATTATGAACTGAGCAGTTAGGAAATCGAGCTCTTTCCCTTAAAACCCCTAAAAACACCTAATTGAAATCCAAGTATTTTGAAGGATTTCAAGCACCTGAGCAAAGCTAGGATGCTTCCAAACATCCCCACTTGCACCGAGCTCACTATGCATTTACAGCACTCACCTGCACAGCCACAACAAAAGCCTGCATTTCTTGCAGTCCACAATACTGTCCACAGGGAGGCAGACACAACCGTACATCCACACATTTAACAGGATGTGACTCCAGCAGGGACTTAATGAATCTCCTGCTCCACAGGCACTTATAGCAGCCAAAGCTGCTGCCACGTCAGTCTgcagcatgcacatgcacacacacacacacacacaaatgcatttcATTGTCTGACTATAAGCATAGTGGTGCACTGTTTTTAAACTAAAATAAGTCCCATTTGAAGCAGCTCCAGATTACTGggagttttaatgaagtaaaaagataAGACATGATGTTTTTACCAGTAGTTTAAATGAGTAGTGTAGATTTATTGTAGACAAATAAGATTTATTGTCACTTAAACACACGTGTAAAATCCAATAACCTTTTTTCTTGATTTAACTTCTGTTTACATATTTTGGTGTAAAAATGTGTTTGGACAGCAGGAACAACACAATGCCACCATGCAGAAACCATTTTTAAAGAGACACTGATTTAGGGCAGAACAATTCTGGAAAATAACATAATTgcaatttttttcttcaatattctAATTGTGATTTAATTCACGAtgattttctcaaggggctttttcAGATTTTTCAACGAGCAGAAGCAAAATAAACCTAAgtaatagggctgaacgatctatcgtttttggaccgaaattgcgatttcaaacagcaagaacacgtgaccgtcaaagctgcattttgactgatccaggatcagttgtgtaactttttttttttttttacatccggggTTTTCCCCCCGTGTTATGGCGGTGGCAAAAGCCAGCGCGGAGGGTACCATTCAGAGacgagcccaactccacagctgcatgttcaggttattttccctgttttatgttcccacacacagcgctgctagagccaATAATAATGGTGACGTAGGTGAGCCcgggtcagagagagagagactcgtcCCACAAcggagcaggttcaggctgatttctaaagcttggtttatactTCAACAGCACGAGTGTGGAGTCATGCACgttagttgacttgaaagctcaacttgtcttttaaaaatggtttgaatgtttctgatggtGCACGTTAGTTCAAACTAGCTAAGGTCTCAGAATGTGTGCATCTCTCTCACGGAACTGACGTTAGCgaggaaaaactatcagacgGCTTCAAAAAACGTGCAGCCGGCCAGCCTtggtaatgcagggaaaactgtgtgcatttttttttatttaatacatttaaaagccaTTTCTATCTAACGATTGCCTCCATGCATTTTTAGAGTAGAACATGTTATataaagctcctctctagataaaaatcacaatttgcttTGCAAACGCATACAAAAAAGATActaatgggagaaaatattaatagctttaactgtttttattgtatgattaaatagtaaatattaatgtgaatgatttgttgtactagattggaaactagaccatcttttcacttaatctacaggatggcttggcaggctagtgttggatctttgtttgcagaaaatcgtgaactgaactgaaatcgcaatttctggtagaaaaattgcaattcaatcctttcctaaaatcgttcaccCCTACTATGTAACTTGAACTGAATATAAACAAATTTATacatctacatatttatctacatatcttatcaacaagtttatttgtctacataaaaATTCACAAGTAAAGGTGCAATGctgtgcagccaggagcacatcccttgaaggagcataggtattagcatcaattgTGAAAATGTATTTGCAGGAACGAAGTGTGTCCTGTTTactgaagtcttttgtgtttagtttttgacgtcttgtccatgcagagcttccacaGTTCAGTTACATCCATAGGTGCTAGTCATAATACTCAGTGGAGTTAAAAGTCTCatggttttctagctttactaaaatgtACTTATTTGActgatggcagtttttactttttattagactctaaATGTAATCAGTTGGCATGttcctaattcataatttgtaagaatgtaatcggcaatattagcattagcatcccttatGGATTTTCCCATgactattagcattgtgctaaccactcattgccagtcaaatcgcagcctttgcaattagaaattctccttttgtcacatcgcgatTAATTGCGTAtggcatatgcaattaatcgttcagccctacacTGATTGCTTACTTGAATGAGACATGCCGCAGCACAATAATAGGAAGATTCTTCTGTCAGTTCAGAAGTTTGTTTGAATCAGCAAAACTAAAGGATTTATGAGGTTCACAGCTAAGATGCTAAATATTTTATCAAGCAGGGTGCTTGAGTTTCCAAAACAGACCGAATGTCTGGAAGAATCAAAGCAAACATCCTAGTTGCATCACTGTGTGTGAATAATACAATGAATTGAACCACATATTTAATTTCGGACCTTTTAAGGCATCAGCTCACcatctttgtctttggtcttgcaGGAATCGGAGGACAGTGAAGCCACAGCCTGAACAGGACCCAGATCCTTGGATTTGGAGTCCCTCTTTCTGAGGGTTGGGGGCCCAGTTGGCGTGAGAGATGGTTTCTGGataggtggaggtttagctgatGTTGGCTGAGGAGATGGAGGACGCTGTTTCATTGCAGCTGGTGAAGGTGGACGCATCCTGGGACTTTGCCTGTTAAGAGAAATTATTcagagtgatttgtttttgtttattgaaaGATTATAAAACCAAAAGCAAGATTGCAACAACCTTTAACAACTCCTTACTTGGTTGCTGCTGGAGACGGGGTTCTCTTTGGCGCTGGATTGGGTGCTGGTGATGGTGAGCGGTTACGTACCAAGGTGGAGGATGGGGAGGCGGGGCGCTGCCCCTGAGGCGATGATAAAGGCTTTTctttctgtacacacacacacacacacacgcacacacacacaaatcatttTTAACATTCTTTGTAAATCTTGATGCTCCAAGAAGATACTGGTTACTCAAGGTAGAACACGGGTAATACAATGCTAACGTATTCTTGCATCTCATGCATTTTTAAAGCCGGTGTTAAACACGGTGTCAGAAATCAGCTGCAAAGTCAGTGGACATAAAAACACAGGTATATACGACCATGGCCTTTTCTAATCAGTACGTGTAGCATCTGTGTTTGACACTGTGCTTATGAGAAATAATGACACTCTTACATACTATTCAACAAAAAATACTGaggaataagtagaacaataaacCAATGGTGTGTGACAATAACGCCCTACTTTAAAACGGTTTGatcatttgaagaaaaaaaaaagaatagtaACACAGGCAGCTTAGAAGTGATATTATACATTTTCTCAATAGGAAAATTaaagaaacaacaacaaaaataaaaaaatattaaaaaaaaaatagaaagaaaCTGGGGGTGAACTTTAAAATTTTTTAAACGTTCTGACTCAAGAGCAGATCCGGCTTTTTAATCTTAAGAAATGAGACCCATTTGTCCTTGAAATGGAAGTACACATTTAAATTATCTTTAGTACTCTATGAACACCAATCCTTAACTGTTCTACAGGAGGGCAGGGCCACACAACACCCTACTGATGTCAACAAGCACAGTAACATGAACTGTACTGACAGGTTAACATCTAAATAAGTGCAACAATTCTATgttgtttgcttttaaacaagattTGCTTTTAATGCCCTAAAACAGCAGTTCTCAAACGTTTCAGCTTCAGATACACAAAATAGCAACTGACAAGACAAGAAATGCACCGAAAATTCAGCCACCAAAAATGACCCAAAAGAGCATTTTCTGTTTTCAGCAAAAACACCTAAATCACCGAAACAACACAGCCAAAACTGGCCGTCAGGAGAATATcatttcttatggtttttaacaaTTATGCAAGAAAtgtagcttcagcaattagttttctATTTAATTTTGAATTCTGGAAATCATCTCAAAACCCCCTGTACAGTTCTTGGTCAACCAGAgtggggtttatgtagttgtctgaaaatgtaacacttaaaaaaaatacaaaaaaaaaaagcttgataATACTGAAAAGTgtggtcacaataaccgcgagGCTACAGTTTCACATCGTGACAACGCTAGATGGGAGTTTATcgctcttaagccgggcgtacactgtgcgactttttcacttttttgagccgattttccagtcgtgcgagaatccacgacatcggggcgagttttgcgctgagcggtcgtgtagtgtacagggggtttcgagaggcgattaacaccacgtgaccagctaccgatcagcagtcgtgagctcgcacaaacttctggcgtgtttaatatgtcgctcgtccctcgtgagggtatcacactgttgaagcggcgctgcgacccaaaaagtatcagaaccgctcacggcgcatgcgcaatcctgcatcaacgccgctcgctatttccctaaaaagacacgctgttcgtttttgtttctacacgttttttttactcacaaagattgtcaagaaagcgtgtttgtcgtgttcatgtcaaattaaactgatcacaaaacacagatttactttcattatttcattttcctcatccaaccccataaatccctgtgtgtcctcctgcagcactcccaaaggacaacaggcaaaacaagacaaaaaagtctgacgtgttgtgtaaaaactgctatttttagcatatgttttagggccgacgtgttgctaccagacgtacagtgtgagcagtcagatcgcaaccgagaactgggtcttgcagtgtgagcacatgactagtgaggtctgccctgcgaggaagtcgtagtttgagctgaagctgagtgctacgagtgaaaaagtcgcacagtgtccgcccagcttaagactCATGTGcacaacagaactccttcagaaacAGCTCTTTCACTCCTGCAGAGTAGGACAGCAGTGTGCATGGCCCTCACAAGTGGCTCAGGGCCAATACTGTGAGTTATATGTAATGTAGAAGATGGTAGAAATGCTTGACACTGAAATAATTCCACTCAAGTTTCATGCAACTACAGAGCAATACATGAAGCTGTGAATTCTGATCCTCTCCCACTGTGGGTGTAAAAGGGAGAGAGGACAATTGAATGGTGAGAAAAGTCAGAGGCTGCAGATCAGGATTCATGGTCAGGGTGGAGTCTGCTTTGCATGGCCTCATCAGTCCATAATCAGGCCACTGTGGATCGCTTTGTCTCATGCCATTACAATGAAGCCCTTCACACCAGAGAGGAGGATGAGGATCTGCAGATTATAGGAAGGAGCCAGGCACCATGGGCCACCAACTCAGAACACACAGAAAAGAGTTGTGTAACGCAGTAGCAACAATTACACCAAAGTAAAAACACATTTAACATATGAGTGACCAAGAATGTTTTAGAGCACAGGAGGAGCTGTATTTCCCTATGGTTAGCATCCCACAGAGGTACTTTGACAGGCAAATGTAGTTAGACGTGCATATAAATCACAGACTGTCCTGCTTTCTTTTTTACTGGGTGTGATCCAGTTTCAGTGTAGAAAAGCAGACATCTGCTGTAATGACAAGGTAAACCCCAACCAGCCTCTGCAAAATCAACTGTTACcagaaaaaattaataaaatgcaATCAAAAATGTCTACCAGagaaataaaagcaaaatattcagaTTCAGAATTATTTCCTGCAACATTTCTATTTGTTTCCATTGCATTTCACtgtgtacacacgcacacacgcacacacacacacacacacacacacacacacacacacacacacacacacacacacacacacacacacacacacacacacacacacacacacacacacacacacacacacacacacacactgtgttgaGTGAAGCCGAGTTAAATTTTATGGTTAAAATCTCATTCAGGTTACTCTCATCAGCAAACACATCTAAACAACGAACAGGTTTAAAGTGTTTCATCAAAAACAAAATGAGCTGTAATGCTATTAAAGTAACTCACTTTTAAAAAGTTAATTTGAATTCGGAATAAAATGGTTTATTTGCTGACATTGGAAACCATTAGACTTCCCACCTGAGAAGGGTCGAGGGCTTCACTGGCCGATTTGGAAGTGGTCATGCCGCTCTTCTGTCGGTCAATGCTGCGGCTGCGTACGGGTCCACGAGATGGGTGCAGGGGACTGGCAGATGCTGAACGAGGACACAGGTGACACTCTGGTAAAGGACACAGTCATCCCAGGACCAGGGCAGCACAACCAGTAGGAGGAGGGAGAAGCAACCGAAATGGGCAGCAAAGCAGCGAAAACAGCAACGAGGGAGGATGAAATAAGGATGGATTGGGAGACAAAGGCAGAGTAAGGAGAGAAAATGAAGAGTGGAGAGGGGATAGATTGTTGGAAATTGCAGGAAAGTGTTTTTGTGACGGGGGAGGGGAGCACACAAAAAGCACTTTGTTAGATATAGCACTTTATGCAGGCAGGTTGAGTTCTAATAGCTAAGCAAATGAATGGAGAACGCATCAATCTGACAAAAACACCAAACGCCCTGCTTCCTCCACAACATGGATCTGAACACCAAACCCTACACAACACCACAGTCAAATGCtacaaacacaacacacacacacacacacacacacacacacacacacacacacacacacacacacacacacacacacacacacacacacacacacacacacacacacacacacacacacacacacacatttcaaaaCTATATTAGTACGCCGAACACACACACTGTGCCACTTCTTGTTTCTCCATTATGCAACAATAAGTGAGAAATGAGGCCTTTGAGCACTTCCTACTGTTATGATGTTCAGCTTCATTATTATGAGACAGAAAACATGTTGCAACCTATGTGGTGCTGATGACTTTTTAAAAAATGCCATTACATGAACAAGCACCAGAGGAAATAGTGTTGTTCTCCATGTTGCTGTGTCAGATTGAGGGATTAGCCTTCATAATC is a window encoding:
- the map7d3 gene encoding MAP7 domain-containing protein 2 isoform X16 gives rise to the protein MAEGATTLKGLRAQMAAAAQAQAEERRSLAGNSPGPTANISSKPQGCKPVIDGAALRVDDRLRVAKERREEADRKQALRESQIMERERKAKLQVERQQEERQKKVEEQRRKEEQKRLAVEEKRKQKQEEEKEHYESVMRRTMERSQRVEQRQKRWSWGGISTDQDGRAECHLCPRSASASPLHPSRGPVRSRSIDRQKSGMTTSKSASEALDPSQKEKPLSSPQGQRPASPSSTLVRNRSPSPAPNPAPKRTPSPAATKQSPRMRPPSPAAMKQRPPSPQPTSAKPPPIQKPSLTPTGPPTLRKRDSKSKDLGPVQAVASLSSDSCKTKDKDDAKPATGTNSAAEAAKILAENRRLMREQKEREEQLRIQKEEEEKLRKEEEKRLAEEAQQKRLEEEKRLAEERKIKEEEEARLAEEERVRMAEEEAIKQAELQKEREEAEAKALEEAERVRQERDRIMQQNQQERMERKKRIEEIMKRTRKGEQNDLKRDDDKCSQEDGEDGLDLLGETKTEMDDITTETDKDIVLSDEPVESRGEPVGSVNGQSEAEDKENNGTDTDEIQAGSPVPKGNLVENSEFLNEQDSTKSGLVSSLNGKSNQWSFEDLIDVNVHSKSRPLIESEDCNQVLISCDGSTDGTKVAFEDRGTPINSLHSSNQPIEAMPEI
- the map7d3 gene encoding MAP7 domain-containing protein 2 isoform X13, which translates into the protein MAEGATTLKGLRAQMAAAAQAQAEERRSLAGNSPGPTANISSKPQGCKPVIDGAALRVDDRLRVAKERREEADRKQALRESQIMERERKAKLQVERQQEERQKKVEEQRRKEEQKRLAVEEKRKQKQEEEKEHYESVMRRTMERSQRVEQRQKRWSWGGISTDQDGRAARRPPASTVDEGVLSRLLTPTQASLARSKSAAALSAEGTDSPECHLCPRSASASPLHPSRGPVRSRSIDRQKSGMTTSKSASEALDPSQKEKPLSSPQGQRPASPSSTLVRNRSPSPAPNPAPKRTPSPAATKQSPRMRPPSPAAMKQRPPSPQPTSAKPPPIQKPSLTPTGPPTLRKRDSKSKDLGPVQAVASLSSDSCKTKDKDDAKPATGTNSAAEAAKILAENRRLMREQKEREEQLRIQKEEEEKLRKEEEKRLAEEAQQKRLEEEKRLAEERKIKEEEEARLAEEERVRMAEEEAIKQAELQKEREEAEAKALEEAERVRQERDRIMQQNQQERMERKKRIEEIMKRTRKGEQNDLKRDDDKCSQEDGEDGLDLLGETKTEMDDITTETDKDIVLSDEPVESRGEPVGSVNGQSEAEDKENNGTDTDEIQAGSPVPKGNLVENSEFLNEQDSTKSGLVSSLNGKSNQWSFEDLIDVNVHSKSRPLIESEDCNQVLISCDGSTDGTKVAFEDRGTPINSLHSSNQPIEAMPEI
- the map7d3 gene encoding ensconsin isoform X1, producing the protein MAEGATTLKGLRAQMAAAAQAQAEERRSLAGNSPGPTANISSKPQGCKPVIDGAALRVDDRLRVAKERREEADRKQALRESQIMERERKAKLQVERQQEERQKKVEEQRRKEEQKRLAVEEKRKQKQEEEKEHYESVMRRTMERSQRVEQRQKRWSWGGISTDQDGRAGDSDASISSPVTIVVSSASSEKPQRNEQVEKRSSSTTNLKQPSEAGINKRLSSSSAALTKSPDKGVKPRSSSCNRLSSNDTAAQASKEGGKKLQVELTGHSVKKRSSSLTRVSVGRAQTPAKPDKGTSDDQARRPPASTVDEGVLSRLLTPTQASLARSKSAAALSAEGTDSPECHLCPRSASASPLHPSRGPVRSRSIDRQKSGMTTSKSASEALDPSQKEKPLSSPQGQRPASPSSTLVRNRSPSPAPNPAPKRTPSPAATKQSPRMRPPSPAAMKQRPPSPQPTSAKPPPIQKPSLTPTGPPTLRKRDSKSKDLGPVQAVASLSSDSCKTKDKDDAKPATGTNSAAEAAKILAENRRLMREQKEREEQLRIQKEEEEKLRKEEEKRLAEEAQQKRLEEEKRLAEERKIKEEEEARLAEEERVRMAEEEAIKQAELQKEREEAEAKALEEAERVRQERDRIMQQNQQERMERKKRIEEIMKRTRKGEQNDLKRDDDKCSQEDGEDGLDLLGETKTEMDDITTETDKDIVLSDEPVESRGEPVGSVNGQSEAEDKENNGTDTDEIQAGSPVPKGNLVENSEFLNEQDSTKSGLVSSLNGKSNQWSFEDLIDVNVHSKSRPLIESEDCNQVLISCDGSTDGTKVAFEDRGTPINSLHSSNQPIEAMPEI